The sequence below is a genomic window from Candidatus Nanopelagicales bacterium.
CCGCGCCGGCCTGCTCGACGACGACGAGCTGGCCGAGGTGCTGGCGGCGCTGGACGGGCTGGCCGCGGACGTTGCGTCCGGTGCGTTCCTGCCGACCGAGCAGGACGAGGACGTCCACACCGCCGTGGAGCGCGGGCTGCTGGAGCGGCTCGGCCCGCTCGGCGGCAAGCTGCGTGCCGGGCGCAGCCGCAACGACCAGGTGGCCACCGACTTCCGGCTGTACCTGCGTGACCGGGCGCGAGCGATCGCCGCGGAGGTCGTGGCACTGCAGGGTGCCCTGCTGGAGCAGGCCGAGCGGCACGTGGACACCGCGGCGCCGGGCTTCACCCACCTGCAGCACGCGCAGCCGGTCTCGTTCGGGCACGAGCTCGCCAAGCACGTGCACGCCCTCGCGCGCGACCTCGACCGGCTGATGGACTGGGACGACAGGGCCGCGCTGTCGCCGCTGGGTGCCGGCGCACTGGCCGGCTCCAGCCTCGGCCTGGACCCGCTGGCGGTCGCCGCCGAGCTCGGGTTCCGCGGGGCGCTGGCCAACTCCATCGACGCGGTGAGCGACCGCGACTGGGTCGCGGAGTTCCTCTTCGTCGCGGCGATGATCGGCGTCCACCTCTCCCGGCTGGGTGAGGAGGTCGTGCTGTGGACCTCGCGCGAGTTCCGCTGGGCCCGCCTCGACGACGCCTGGGCCACGGGTTCGTCGATCATGCCGCAGAAGAAGAACCCCGACATCGCCGAGCTGGTCCGGGGCAAGTCCGGGCGCCTGATCGGCGACCTCACCGGGCTGCTGGCGACGTTGAAGGGCCTGCCGTACGCCTACAACCGGGACCTGCAGGAGGACAAGGAGCCGGTCTTCGACGCCGTCGAGCAGCTGCTGCTGGTGCTGCCTGCCGTGACCGGGATGGTCGCGACCCTGCAGTTCGACGTGGACCGGATGGAGGCCGCGGCGCCGGAGGGCTACGCGCTGGCCACCGACATCGCGGAGTGGCTGGTCCGCCGGGGCGTGCCGTTCCGCGAGGCGCACGAGGTCGCCGGCGCCTGCGTGCGCCGCGCGGAGTCGCGCGGCGTCGAGCTGTGGGACCTGTCCGACGAGGACCTGCTGGAGGTCTCCGACCACCTGACCCGCGAGGTCAGGGGCGTCCTCACCGTGCGCGGGGCGCTGGACTCGCGCGCCGGCTACGGCGGGACCGCGCCGCAGCGCGTCCGCGAGCAGCTCGCCGACGTCGCGGTCGTCGTGCGCCAGGCCGGTGACTGGGCCGCCACGCAGCCCGTGCCCGGGCTGCGCTCCTAGCGGCGTGTCCCGCGCCGCCGCCCGTCGGCTGCTGGCCGGTGCGGCGCACGAGGTGGCACCGCGCCTGCTCGGCGCCGTGCTCGAGTCGCGGGTCGGCGGCGACCCGGTGGCGGTGCGCATCACCGAGGTGGAGGCGTACGCCGGAGTGGGCGGCGACCCGGCGTCGCACGCGCACCGGGGCCGGACCCGCCGCAACGCGGCCATGTTCGGACACCCGGGACACGCGTACGTCTACTTCACGTACGGCATGCACTGGTGCCTTAACGTCGTCACCGGGACCGAGGGGGACGCCGCCGCCGTCCTGGTGCGCGCGGGCGAGGTGGTCCGGGGGGTCGACGCCGCCCGGCGGCGTCGGCCGGCCGCGCGGACCGACCGGGACCTGGCCCGCGGGCCGGCCCGGCTCGCGGCGGCCCTCGGAGTGACGGCGGACCTGGACGGGGCTGACCTGCTGGGCGACGGACCGCTGACCCTGGCCGTGGGCGCGCCGCCGGCCGCCGCGCGGGTCCGGACCGGGCCGCGGGTCGGGGTACGCGGCGGCGCGACCACCCCGTGGCGGTACTGGCTGGCCGACGAGCCGACGGTCAGCGCCTACCGGCCGGCGTCGCAGCGGCCGCGCCGCTGACGGGCGGGGCACTGACCCAGCACTGACCCAGCACTGACCCACCACTGACCCAGCACGCCGCTGACGGCGGGGTACTCGCCGTACGGGAGGATGTGCGCTCGTGAACGCCCTCCTCGACGACCTGCGGTGGCGCGGCCTGGTCGCGCAGAGCACCGACATCGACGCCCTCGCCGCCGACCTGGATGCTGGTCCCCTCACCCTGTACTGCGGGTTCGACCCGACCGCCCCGAGCCTGCACCTGGGCAACCTGGTCCAGATCCTCACCGTGCGCCGGTTCCAGCAGGCGGGACACCGCCCACTGGCACTGGTCGGCGGTGCCACCGGGCTCATCGGCGACCCGAAGGAGACCGGGGAGCGCACCCTCAACGCCACCGACGTCGTCGAGGGCTGGGTGGCGCGGATCCGCGGCCAGCTCGAGCGGTTCTTCGACTTCGAGGGCGACAACGCGGCGGTGATGGTCAACAACTACGACTGGACCGAGCCGGTCGGCGTGATCGAGTTCCTGCGCGACGTCGGCAAGCACTTCAGCGTCAACCGGATGCTGGACCGGGAGGCGGTCGCTGCCCGGCTGGCCGGCGGCGGCATCTCCTTCACCGAGTTCAGCTACCAGCTGCTGCAGTCGCACGACTACGTCCAGCTGCACCGCCGGTACGGCTGCACGCTGCAGACCGGCGGGTCCGACCAGTGGGGCAACATCACCGCGGGCGTGGACCTGGTGCGCCGGATGGACGGTGCCTCCGTGCACGCGCTGACGACGCCGCTGATGACGAAGGCCGACGGGACCAAGTTCGGCAAGACCGAGAGCGGCACGGTCTGGCTGGACCCGCAGCTGACGTCCCCGTACGCGTTCTACCAGTTCTGGGTCAACTCCGACGACCGGGACGTGAGCGGCCTGCTGCGGACCTTCAGCTTCCGTGGCCACGACGAGA
It includes:
- the argH gene encoding argininosuccinate lyase translates to MPDAVPAGERPAGPGESGGPTRLWGGRFEGGPSDALAALSLSVHFDWRLAPYDILQTRAHAGVLHRAGLLDDDELAEVLAALDGLAADVASGAFLPTEQDEDVHTAVERGLLERLGPLGGKLRAGRSRNDQVATDFRLYLRDRARAIAAEVVALQGALLEQAERHVDTAAPGFTHLQHAQPVSFGHELAKHVHALARDLDRLMDWDDRAALSPLGAGALAGSSLGLDPLAVAAELGFRGALANSIDAVSDRDWVAEFLFVAAMIGVHLSRLGEEVVLWTSREFRWARLDDAWATGSSIMPQKKNPDIAELVRGKSGRLIGDLTGLLATLKGLPYAYNRDLQEDKEPVFDAVEQLLLVLPAVTGMVATLQFDVDRMEAAAPEGYALATDIAEWLVRRGVPFREAHEVAGACVRRAESRGVELWDLSDEDLLEVSDHLTREVRGVLTVRGALDSRAGYGGTAPQRVREQLADVAVVVRQAGDWAATQPVPGLRS
- a CDS encoding DNA-3-methyladenine glycosylase; protein product: MSRAAARRLLAGAAHEVAPRLLGAVLESRVGGDPVAVRITEVEAYAGVGGDPASHAHRGRTRRNAAMFGHPGHAYVYFTYGMHWCLNVVTGTEGDAAAVLVRAGEVVRGVDAARRRRPAARTDRDLARGPARLAAALGVTADLDGADLLGDGPLTLAVGAPPAAARVRTGPRVGVRGGATTPWRYWLADEPTVSAYRPASQRPRR
- the tyrS gene encoding tyrosine--tRNA ligase, with product MNALLDDLRWRGLVAQSTDIDALAADLDAGPLTLYCGFDPTAPSLHLGNLVQILTVRRFQQAGHRPLALVGGATGLIGDPKETGERTLNATDVVEGWVARIRGQLERFFDFEGDNAAVMVNNYDWTEPVGVIEFLRDVGKHFSVNRMLDREAVAARLAGGGISFTEFSYQLLQSHDYVQLHRRYGCTLQTGGSDQWGNITAGVDLVRRMDGASVHALTTPLMTKADGTKFGKTESGTVWLDPQLTSPYAFYQFWVNSDDRDVSGLLRTFSFRGHDEIEALERAVQERPAAREAQRALAEELTTLVHGADQCSAAIAAARALFGQGDLAELDEATLTDALRETPHVTLETADLADGLPPYVDLLARTGLVASKGAARRTVGEGGAYLNNERVADDALVPSPGDLLHGRWLVLRRGKRSVGGVEVPAGLIPSTPNG